The segment GCTGGTCGTCTGTGTAAGGAGATATGCTTTTAGTAATGTGTGGGGGTATTCTTTGCTCGGCTACACCCTGTTTGAATGTATTAATGTCAGTGAGGTTGCAGAGGTGTGAGTGAGTGAAGAATCGGTTCAGAGGCTGGATCCTGAGCTACTGTAGATCagtggagctccactgaagtctagTGTTTGGCCCCTTGGGAAAGAGCCTTGGAAACAGTGACTATGTTTTATGATTAAACCCCTTTTCTcactgggcttgatcctgcaaagctcCCATTAGCCGGAACGATGGAATATCAGGACCTCTGAGAGCATCCGTCCAGAGTTTGCAGGTTGTTTGGGGGTTTGATCCTGCTGAGTGAGTATCAGCACCATTATGAGGTGAAAGCTGCTGCTCCAAAAACATCCCCAGGAGAGACAACCCTCTCTCACTTGGTGCACCTTTACGCTACGATCATCTCCTTCCAACACCCCCTGGAATACCAGGCTTCAACCTTCCCAGGACTTACTTGGATCTGTTGAGTGAGCCAGATATTTTCCTGCATGTTGACCCATTGCCACCGCACACCCCACACTTGTCGAGCTTCTTGGAGGAGCCAACCACGTGGTCACAGCCAGCCTTGATACACTGCCCGTGGACGCAGATGGAGAGGGTCTCTGGCCCACACAATGTCCCATCGATCACCTGGGCCATAAGAAGCAGACAGTAATGAGACAGTTCCATGACCCCAGCTGGGGCCTTTCATTCAGTTATATTCCAGGCCAGGACAATAATAATTAAAGGCAAGTGTCTTACTTTGGCCTCAAATACTTTGAATTCGCTCCTCCCTCTGGCTCGGCAAAAGAGCTTGCAACGGTCCCGGGGGGACACCCCTGAATACTTGGGGAGCCATTCCAGCAGATTCCCGTCCAGATCTGTGAAATTGTAGCTGTTGTACTTTTCGCACTGCTGCTCTCTAAAGCTCTTCCCTGCAAGGAAGGGGAAATGTGACCCGACAGCAACCTAAGGGTAATGAATCACTTGCCTGAAGTCTTACAAATGGCATCCACCCAGTCAGTGAGCTACGCTTGCTCTTATCTGTGCATACACACTGCAAGTCTCACCACTAGACCCTGTGGGAGCTGGGTGGATACCCCTGCCAGAAGACTGTGGCCAGTTAACCTGCCAATGGCTCTTGGGGAAGTGGTGACTGGGGAAGGGGTGGTTTTGATGAATAAGCCTGATGGTAAGTGTGGGATGGGAGGCCGTGAGCTGCCTCCAGAAGCTGGGTGAGGGATACTCTGATTGTCTCAGTGGCAGGCAGAGCCCTCCCTGTCTCCCTAACATTACGCTACGTAGTGCCTGGCAGTCAGATCTCAGCAGACAGGCTGCTGCCATCCATGATGCCTCGTAAATTATATCGATAGCTGTACAATGGCTCCTTTCACTCCCGCACTGGGAAACCCGGCCGTTCTCTCTGGAGCGTCTGCAGACGGAGCCAGGGATATTGTGTGGAGGGTAGTGTGACTTGCAAACAGCGGATTACCATCCAGCGGGCATTCCTCTGTGCAGCATGACTGATATTTGGCTCTCTGACCCTCGCAGTATTTTCCACCGTTCTGAGGCGCAGGATCATTGCAGTCCCGGTACGAGAAGTGCACTCCTCCTCCGCACGTCCTGGAACAGGCTCCCCACGGGCTCCAGGGGCCCCAGTTCCCATCCACCACGGGCTGCAAGACATTGCAAAGGATTCCGTTACAGAAGGCCCTTGTTACGGCAATGAAATAAATCAGTAATAACCATTAGCTCTTATCTAGcgcttttcagcagtagatctcaaagtgctttacaaagcagaTCAGTATCATCTCCATTATACacatggggaaaccaaggcacggggagggaagtgacttgctcaagcaTTAGGCCAGTggccaagccaggaatagaagccaggtctcctgagtcccagtccaatgcacTACTCACTAGAGAGGCCATTTGTGGGACGTTCAAAAGGGTTCTGGGTGCCAAAGATGGACAATCTCAGCCTATACAGGCAAGCCTAAGTGCCTAAGGGACGTGGCTGCTTATGGTGGCAGGCTGTTAATGAGCCTAGAGGTTATGTTACAGTGTGTTTGTCTGTCAGGCGGTGTGTTGCTGTAGCCCGGGGTCGGTGGCAGCGTTCATTTCTAAATAGATAAATATGACAAAAAGGTGTTCTACAAAACCCGATGGAGGtcgaaatattttttaaaaaaatgcagccaAGCCACATGCTCTGGCTGAGGTTTAAACATCCCCTGTGACATTTGCAACCCAAACCTTGCAGCATCACGGGAGACCCAGACAGGGAACAAGCCTGTGGTGCCCAAGCGAAACAGAGCAGTCCACGTCCCTTGTGCCAGCTGAGTGAAGTGCAGAAAGCAAACAGCGAGCAGcaagggggggcggggtggggggggaacacaAATATGATTGTTTGCACATTAAAAGATCATTATGATTGCAGCAGGAGCCCACAAAGGACAGGAAACTCACAGTTAAAGGAGTAAAGAGCCGATACTTTGGCACACCAGGAGAGGTGTTCTCTCCTCAGTTCTTAGCCTCTGTGCTCAGTAGCAAGGTCATGAAGGCCAGAGGAATCACACCAGAGGAAAGCGGTTGTGAATTATGACTGAGCCTTGTGATTTTTATCCTGACATTGATCCTGTCATGTAAATATGGAGGGCAAATAAAGGACTACAGCACCAGTGAAATGACCCCATATGTTGCTGCCTAACAGTGCTGACGGGGGCCCTGATCTATCAAAGCACTTATGCAcctgcttatctttaagcaccaTCAACTTTAATGAACCTATTCAAGTGCTTACAGTTAAGTGCgtgtttaaatactttgctgaacagGGGCCTGATTCAGACGTAGCTGATCTCCGTGTACGTTCCCAGCGGGGAAAGAAAATGACTCAATGGCACAAGGACAATCTGCTCAGTCGAGTTCAGACCAGCGCAAACCATAATGCaattcactgcagagttaatctATGAGCTGGCCTTACCCAGCACAGGCTGAAATAAAAAATCTCTCAGTGTAACATGCCATCAGAGGAGATATTCACAAGAAAACCAGGCAAATCAAAAGATATGGGCCCTTCCTGGATACAGGTTAGACCGGACTAGGATAAGGGAaccgcctcccctccccaccaattTTGTAACATGAGGTGCTTCATTTATAAATTGCCAGACATCTAGGAGCCCAATTCTAATTGGCATAAACCTGATCCACAGGGATCCACATTAACAGACTggattacaggatcagggccatcgACACTATCAGCAGTTAACACTCACACCCAGAATATTTGCTCATCTTGTCTCTTCCTTGAGAGCCGGGCAGAaattgttttgtgtttgagtTCACCCTCCTTGGATGTAGGCAATGAGGAAGTAGAGTCTAGCAGTCTGAGcacaaggctgggagtcaggacttcaaGGTTTTAATCCCATCTCTGCTAGTGacgtgctgtgtggccttgggcaagtcacgtcggCTCATTGCCTTAGGTTCCCCACCTGGGGTTAACAAGACTTCCCTGGCTCTTGGGAGGAATCATGTATGCAAGTGCTAAGTATTAACTCTACTTAGATAGCAAACTGTTTGGGGCAGAtgctctctttttgttctgtgtttgtacagcacctagcgtcGTGGGCTCATGGgccatgacttgggctcctagtgctaccacaatacacatAAGAATGATAATATGGCCTTCAAGGCTGGGCAATGCCTAAAGCTCAGCTGCTTTTTAAAGATGATGGTGGAGAGGAAGATCATGGGCAGATGCCAGAGGGCCCGGCTCTTCAGCCTCATTCTTGGTGAATAGTTCTTTTACCCAGGTAGAGATAGATCATCTCTTTCCCATCAGCCATTCTGTTACCTGGGGCTTCCTCGCATCTTGTGCCACGCAGCTGCCATCCCAGCACAGTCTGCCCACTCCACAGGGCGTACCGTCTGCCCACGGCAAGCTGCCATTTTTGGTGTGACATAGGGGCTCCCTGGTGTCCATTCTACACCACAGCTGTGCACAGATGTCCTCATCTGTGGTGTTTGGGCAGTGccggaactccttgccaaagatCTGCTGGCACTGACGGTCCAGGTCGTACATGGAGAGCTGGCCTGGAAGGTCTGTGGGGAGGACGATGGGTTCGGCTGGAGCATCAAGCAGACAgtcacctggtcagcaaacaggGCAAAGCAGAGTGAGGCTGGAAATGAAGGAGTTTACCATTCAGCTAAGGCATAGCCCTGGGCTCCTAGGGGCCAGCTCCATTCTCTTTTGCTGTCCAGCAGGGATGACTTTATTATCTCTATGCTGTCCCTGATCAGTGGGCGTCACGTCTAAGCCGGCAGTATCCCCCAGTGATGCAATTCCTCAGCTGCCATTGGCTGCATGAAGCTTCCCCAACACCACTGCTTCCCGAGCATAACTGGGACGCCCCAGTGCACGGTGTCTGTGACGGAGAGTTTATAAGCCAAGCAGGTGGGTAAAAGACTGATATGGGACCTTGGGGGCCTCTGACCTATTCAGGCTTTGCCTGGCTAAGATGTCAGCCAGGGCCCACTGCCTGCCTTTCACAGCTTGCGTGTTCCAACCTGCCGCGGTGCTTGGACTGGCCTAGGAGCCGTTAGAGATGAAGTCTGTGCACCCAGCTGAACAGGAGCCAGGGATATCAATAGGGCCATATTGTCAATGGCATATAGGCACCAAAGGATGCAAGTGGGCTCgaatgggattttcaagagtgccaCAGCAGCTTAGGGGCCTAAATACgttagaaaatctggccctggaggACCTGTGCTGGCCTGGGTCCCCGTGGTCTGGAACAACCCCAGCTATCCAGTGGGTAGTGAATTGATTCCTACCATGTCCCCCGTCAAGAAACTCTGTGAGGTACATGGCGCTGCAGGGGGACCAGGGCAGGGTCTTGTTCAAGTGGACAAAGAGAGGCGCCATCATGTGGTGTTTTCCCAGGGGCCCAAAGAGCCTCTCACAGGTCTTGGAGTCGTCATGGGGCATGCTGAGCACGTGTCCTGGAAGAGGAGAGCACCTGAATGTTAGCAAGCcatcttcctccctcctcccatcctCACCAGCCTACATCCTCTCTGAGTACACTCCGACTGGCCTCTGACACTTCCCGTCCTTCTCAGGCTGACAGCCTTGTCGTGGGTTTGAACGGGGAATCCCCATCTGCTTCCAGGAGAGTCCCAAACACAGAGGGCCCAAGGGGAGCACCTCTCCTCGGACAGGCGTCAGCCAGGTGCAGGCAAAAGCAGGTGCCACCATAAAAAGGGAATGTTCAATACAATGCTTGCTTGCGAGGTGGAGATTCCACTACCCGCAACTCCGTCCATTAACTTAGCGGTGCCCCTGTATTTTTTGTGCCTGCTCCCGCGGGAGTGATCGATCCAAACATCATATCCCAAGTGGCAAAATGTGACCAACCAGGCTCAGTAACAAAGCTCAGCACTATCTTTTCCCCCCACTGTATCTGAATTACACAGAGGGACTGATCTCATGTGTTGGACACAGAGCAGTCTGAGTAGGAGCAAAGGACCAcagtgaataaaaagaaaagggtttGGAGTGCTTGGGCCGGATCGTCAGCTAGGGTAAAGTGGCATAGCTtgactgcagggaaaaaaaaaaaaaaagacgtttGGTGCCATCATCTTGTTCGCTCTGTTTGGGTGTattacctcttcccccaccctgggTCTGCCTGGTTTATTGAGCtgataaactctttgggacagggactgtctacACTCTGAGCAGTACCTGTCACAGttgggccctgatcttgattggCCCTTAGACACTAATATAATAAACatcatttgtaataaaataataataaataataataattgaagtcaatggagctacgccAGTTTACAATGGtgtacaccagttgaggatccgGCACTCCAGTTtaaactgccccctcccagcccccctgactTGAGAGAGACTTCAGAGCCGAGAAGCTGGAGCTATAAAGACCCTGCCATGGATTCTGCTGCAGTGGCCCGGCTGGCTGTTCCTCGAGTGCGTGCCATACAAAAGGAGTTACCTAGTTCATGAGCCAGGGTGTAGGCAGCCTGGAGACCCTCATCTTCAATCACAGAGCAGCTTTTGTTCGGGTCACACATGGTGCCAATGTCTGCCACTCCCAGGGTGTCGCAGCTCTGGTGCCCACAGAAGTCCTGTGTTTGAAAATGGAACCAGGGGAAATATAGTTAGAGAAAGCATGGGTCCCCATCTGATTCTACGGACTCATGGCCTGTATAGATTTGTAGGAATATGGCTAACCAGGGATCTATCGATTGTTCCCTGTAGCATGTAGCATGCCACTCCCTGGGACTGCAGGAGCCCTGGGGTCTATTCCCACTTCTAGCTTTTCCTTGTATGTTAACCTGTGTCTTGCTACATAGATTGCTGAAAGAACTGTCTACGTCTGTATGTTTGTGCCAGGAGATGGTACTGCATGTTAGACTCAAATCTACCAAGCTCTCTCCTGCTTGAGGCATAGACAAAATGAACTCCTAGATCGTTGCTGTCTATAAATCCTATGGTTCTGTGATATGAAAATAAGTAAGACAAGATGTGGCCTATTAACTGACTACTAAGTGAGGTTCCTCGAGCAGCTGGTTTTCTAAAATTCACTGTTATGGGATCTGTAGGTCAGTGAGTTTCCAAGGAGTTTTCATCTCTTCCTTTTCTCTAAAGTTCTGATGCCTTGCTGGGCACTTGATGATGGaccagaaagaaaatatttaatggaGAGGAAGGACGGCTTTATGGGTAAGCACTGgagtgggaatcaggagatctcacttaaactcccagctctgcctcagggTCCCTGTGTTATCTTGGACAAAGTCATGTCATCTCTCCGGATCTCAGTTCCCCACCACCGACGTGGGAATAACAGTCTACACTCTAAATAGAATGTGAGAGCCTTGGAGAAGGGACCATCTCTTAGTAGGTGTATATACAGCGCATAGCACTGTTAGAATATTGGACTGGAGGGGTATAATTCTGCCCCCTCCTTATCTCCCTCTATGCTCCAGGCCATGCCCAAGGTAAATCCCATATGGATTCTGGTCTCTCAGCGGCTGAGACTACAGACCTGTCTAGTCAGCAGGACGGCAGTGTCGTAGTGCTCTGGGTGACGGTCACTCGCGGGGTTGAAGCTCTGTTGCCAGTTGCAAAAGTTGCGCAGTGTGAGCCCTCCATTATCGGACACTTCCGGCCCGGCCTTCTCATCCTCCACAACCAGCACCTTCACCACCACCAAGCTGACGGAGTTCTTCAGGGTAGGGTGCTGGTAGATCCGAGCAGCCACTGACATCAGGGTCAGAATGTGGTTCTGAAAGGAGAAAGGCAGGCGGGCAACCAGAGGGTTAAACCCTTGGGTCCAAAGTATACAGCGTGAAGCCTGCCACTTGCTGTTCCTTCGCAGGGGCCGCTAGTTAGGGTTCTATTAAGTCCCGGGCACTGGGGACGAAGCAATACAACCTTCCTGACAACTTCTATGGCGTCTAAAGTGGGCACCTAACAAACGCTCCATGGGCCGCATTTTCCATTGCCCTGCGCCTTGGGCAGTCGTTTACACCAGCCCAGAGGGGGCGTAAAATTCTTACACCTGTTCTGTACTGGTTTAAATTACAACCCAAGGTGCAAGACCAGGGAAAATCAGATCCCCTAGATCAGGGggggccaacctgagcctgagaaggagccagaatttatgaatgtacattgccaaagagccacagtaatacctcagcagccccccatcagctcccccccccggcccccgctcctAGTGCTTCCCGCCCATCGGCAGCCCCAccgctccccctccctccccgcacctcctgatcagctgttccttggcatggaggaggctctgtggggaggagcgagggcatggcaggctcaggggagggggcgggaaggggtggagagggggaagggcctgtggcagagacaggggttgagcagtgagcaccccccggcacactggaaagttggcacctgtagctccagccctggagccggtgcctagacaaggagccacgtattaacttctgaagagccgcgtgtggctctggagccccaggttggccgcCCCTGGTGTATCTAGGTCTATCTCAGTCGATGTCGGTATTGCCTTTTGTTATAGCTTGGAGCACTGCCGACCCTCTGTACTGCAAATAACGCACGGCCGTCTGCAGCTGCTCAGGAGAAGGATGTCAATGATCTGAGGGATGTGTCTGCGTCCTCAGTAGTAGCGTGAGCCATGCCCTCATTTTCCAGCCCCAGTCCTCTAAAGCCAGGAACCAATCAGAATGTAACCACTTTAACTTGACATTttccatctcagtgctgtgtatatAACACCCACATGTCCATGTGGTCAGCGGGGTTTGACCCGAGGGCCTTCAGCTCCAAACTACAGGCCTCAGCTAGTTGAGGTATAGCAAAAACTCTCTTAGCTAGCAACAGTAGCAGGTTATTaacctctatgtggaccagcctcTAGAGGGGGCATGACACATGCTTTACAAGCATTTTAAAGATACAAAATCTACATTATTGGATGTATGCTTGCAGTACgaacatgggggaggggagagcagaggtAAAAATCAATGTAATTCTGTCGACTTTAATGGAGCGACGCTAATTTtgactagctgaggatctggccccaagtctTCACTCTATGGTATGGTGGAGTATTTGCTGGCCTTTACACTCAGCTTCAAATATGTGCTCTTTAAACACATTCTCCACTCCTGAAGGGTGGTCAGCGTTCCTGGCTCAGAGATTCCTGGGAGGTACGAGCACAGCAGGAAATAGGCGAGTTTGTTCCAGCAAGCGCTGAGTGCTGCGGTACTTTAGTCCAAACCGCGTGTGGGCGTTAGGCTCCGGTGTTATTATTTGTGAATGGGATTTGTTCCTATAGCACTTATGAAAGCTGCCAAGCATTCACTCAGGAGTTCCTTCTGCTTGGGCGAACCGGCGAACCAGAGGTTATTGAATACGTCAAACGCTCCAGCAATGTTTAGGTTGATGTAAACATCTTATCGGCGCATTGAAATTCCTCCTCTGTTTGGCACCGTCTCACGGAATCATATTCATGAGAAAAAAATGCAATCATGTCACAACAGCATGAGAACTGGGGAAGAGAAAGCAGCTTCTCTCATCCCAGGCAAATTACACTTTGCGGTCTCAGTGACTTTAGCGTAATTATGTAATTAGATTAGAGTCAGACATAAGGACTGAATTCTGCCCTTTCTTACACCTGTGCCAATCCAGAGCCGCTCTGAAGTTAGCAGAGCTgctacagatttacaccagcagcggagaccagaatttggccctgtgagtTTAACAATCTCAGCTGTAGCTGGAGTGAACAGTATCTCGTAGAATGGAATGCGCCAAGTTCTTTGCCTCAGTGGGGAATAAACAGCTCGCAATGCTCACAGCCTTTCCTGGGCCAGTGATTTGCATGGGAGGAGCAGAAGCACCATTTGTTTAGAAAATTAGTAAGACTCACCAATGCACACATGTAAATCAGTGGCCATGATGGGAGTCTCGCTTGCATCCCAACATTCAGTGGATCGGAAATGTTGTCACAACACGGAGCCTCTGATGTACTTTGCAACGTTCATATATAAATAACATACAAAATGACTTTCATCCCCAAGGATCCCCAGGCACTTCACAGACTGTGTGTAGAGATCAGTCATTGCTGataatgcagccacttctggggtggaatgaGAGAGCTGTTTAACAGCAACACTGAACAGTACCTAAGGGTATGAAGTGAAGAATACCACAATCAACTGAAATTGCAGGGAGCGGCAAGAGTCAGGAGGTGCAACGTAATTAACTAAACGGAAGTGTGGCTGACACACTGCAGTCAGCGTATCCCTGTTCCTATGAAAAGTGCCACTCCTAATTTGCAAAATGTGGTCAGGAGCTTGGAtttatgtctcatctgaaagattaATTGGTGCACTGGGGCCGCCTTGAACCAGTGCCATATAAGCAGGACATTCCTAGTTATCTTAAATCATTCTGCAACATGTTATCCTATCACAGAATAGCCACGCGAACAGATGTCTAATTTTAGCAATAGGCACGTTAGTCAAATTCAGTCCATTGTGTTATAGCAGGCACCAGAACGAGTGAGGGGCACACTCGCTCGACCTGTTTATTCAGACTGGCCAGAATTCCATTATGTGACATACAGCTGCAAAGCATAGAGCAGATGCAGCAAAGAATTCACTCTTGAGGCAAGAAACATACACAAGACTGCGCAATGTCCAGTTATTATTCCAGGGGAAATGTTATTCCAGGGGACTGTTATTGTTCCCGGGGAAATGTGGGAATTCTTTGTCTCTGCCTCAAGGTAAAGTCAAAATGGGCACCCTGATAAAAAGGCCACAAAGCTGTGGAATAATGCATCTGAAGAGGACTCCATATTTCACAAGACTGGGGTTGAAATTGGCATAATAGCCTCTAATTTAAAGCAGAAGGTTCCCCGAAGCACTTGAACGCATATGCAAACCATCCAGGGCTTCAcatcacccaccactgaaatgcagctgtctctggggtggaataTGGTCACTGCTTAGTAGAATATAGCAATGCTTTCGGGGGGATGAGGTAACAAGGGAGACTGGAACCAGAATGAGAATTTTGAAGGGTCTGAAAATAATTACCTATATTGAAATGGCCCAGACACCTGGGTTTACAGCTCAATTCTTGCAAAGAGTGCTATGAGATCTTTTCTGGTCCAAAGATGCAGGATACAGGAGCACGCTGTGGTGGGGTAAGCTGGTTTGGCCGATGGCACAGTGGGGCTTGGGTTAAATTCTTATTTCCTGCCTGTATCTGCAAACATAGAAAAGAACTGGAAGGCAAAGATGGAAAGTGAACTGAACAAACAGCTATTTAGTGAAGATTAAAAGGTCAAATTCACTTGTTCCACCATCTGGTGTCTATTTATACCAGCGCTCGGCCTGGGCAGCGCATTCTGTTTCAGCATGCAAGCAAGGGGTTCAGTTGGCCCGTGATAGGAACCTGGCTGCTCTTGGGAGAGAAGCAAGTCACCTGCAGAATGTACATTTGACCAGCAGAGCCAGTTCAGAAACACGTTGGAATCTGAGGGGTTCTGCAGAGGCCGATCATTGTGTTTTCTCAGCAGAAGACAACATTTAAAGTTGTTTGATCCTGCTTGCGCACCTTCCTTTCTGCCACCCCTAGCCCTAGGGGCCTCTGTATTAATGAAGAACATCCAGGGTGAGATTTAGCCTCTATCTGTCGTTGGATCTCCATGGATTCGCCTTCGTGGTGTCCCTGCTGCTGAGGAAGCAGGGTTAGATTTAGGAAAAGGGTGGAATCAAGGCTGAGGAGATCAGATCTGATGAAGTTAAAAATCTTGTGAGCCAATTTTTGCCACCTTGAACGGAGTTGTGGGATCAGGAgcgttcttgtgagatttccgcCATCTTGCTCAAAAAAACTGCTCTCGAGATTTCACTCACATCTTTAACTAACGCTAGACAATTGGTCCTTTTCCAGTCCTGGATCTGACCGAGAATTAAAACTGGAGGGGCAGGTTCCAATCTGGGGAGACGAATCTGGATCATTATCAAATTctcaggggaaagggagaggaatcCTTCCTTTTCACCCAGTGCATTGGTACAGCTGCCTGGGCAGAtgcagcaggatttggcccatactGGAATAAAATGGTAAGTTTCCACTGTTTAATGAAGCCCACGGAAACTTTCCACCTCCCTAGTAGTGGTTGTGGAGTTGTGATTCTCTGCTCATTGCTATTGCGGGAAAACCAAATTCCATCCAATTCccccagaaggagaaacagatgGGGGAACGCATCAGAAAATGCCACTCAATGACCCTCAGTAGCAGACACACCAGACTTAGGAACTTAagtggtgcctcagtttccctctgggaATGATGTTTCTTAATATCCCTAAGGAGGCGCTTGAAGATCTATAGCTGACATACTGTGGAAGCCtagatattaattattattaggtATTTTTATGCTCAGGTAGTATTCTACTGCTCAGCTgagttacaaagcaaacaaactgcCTTCCCAGCAAGGAACCCACGTGCCCCACCGGTCACGCCGGCAGCTCTGCAGCTGACTGACATGAAAAGCACGAACCGTGACAGATCATGAGACTGCTACCAGTGTACAGCACAACACAGGGCGAAGGAGATAAGACGGGAGATAAGAACGTAAGTGGCGACGTTTAATTTGATCACATCTAAGGATTTCATGTGACTAAAGAGTCTTGCGAAACGCCTCTCTGCACACTTATTTATCTGAATCTGCACTGTCCTCTGAATATCGTCTGGGTGGGAAGGATAAAAAACTGAATGAAaccacgcacgcgcacacacacacacacacacacacacacacacacacacacccattcaaCGTGATTTTTTACTGTTGGGTTATTTTtgtagacccccccccccacaatttgATGTGTTATTGCAGGGCCCGCACTGCGATTTGCTCCTGGAGGGTCGCTTTTTAAGCCAAACTGGCTGCGATTTTTCTCCTTAGAAGACAGCATTTATTGGAGGGGAAATAAGTGCAGGGCATTCTGTACGCAAACAGGCCCCGGGAAGAAAACAGGTGGTCGTTTTTTAAGACTGAGGAGCTCTGAAAAGGACCTTTAAaagccccccgccccaagcagTAAGCAATGATTTGATCCTATGCAGCCAGTTCCCCAAGCATTTGTCCCTACTGCTGCAAAGCAAAACTCACTCCCTGCTGGGTTGTCAGTGCATTAATCGGTTTGTGCGTGCAGCGCTGAGCCAGGGGACTGGAGTGGAGCTCCTCGGGAGATGGCTCAGCATCAGCTCCTGTTCCATTATGATAAGGGCTTATGGGAACCAGGAGGACGTTCCAGCCCCAGCTGGAATCCctggtgggtggggagtggggcagcctCCTCAATGTTTACCAAAGTCTCTGGGAGCTCTTGGGGCTGCTGCCAGGGCCTTGGCTCCTGCCTCTCATGCAACACCTCCTTCGGCAGTTTGATGGCCGAGCCAGGAATTTCCTAGCACAAAGCCAGGCTGCAGCCAAAGTAAGTTGTGGGCAGTACGGGGGCAGGAGGCAAAGTGAACCCTGGCCAGTCCTCCTGTTTGCTGCCCTGCTCATATTCCTCTCGGCCCTCTTTCTCTCcagctcctctcctccctcttttctttgtTCCTTCACAtgctttcccctttccctttcctcctctgccccatcttttcctttccttcatcTCTTTCTAGtcctttctttccccccttctcagctgtgtctctcctccctcctttcctactctctctctcttcctcccactctcctttccttccctccttgCTGAATGTTCCATGCTTAAGGAGTTGGGGATGCTCCGATGTTCTTATCCTCTGCTCAGAATGTGCTCTTCATACACCCCCCACCCGTAACCTGACCTAGTGCCCTAGGGGAGGTGGCTCAGCGTCAGTACAGCTGGGCCCGGAATCCAACCTGCTTTCCTTCTCCTTTGAGATGACAGCATTTCAGTCACCACGGCCCTTTCCTGATCAGCTGACCCACCGCTGCAAGGTCAGaaaaatatcattatccccattttacaggtgggcaaacagaggcacagaagggttaaagtgacttggccaag is part of the Natator depressus isolate rNatDep1 chromosome 22, rNatDep2.hap1, whole genome shotgun sequence genome and harbors:
- the ADAMTS8 gene encoding A disintegrin and metalloproteinase with thrombospondin motifs 8; translation: MPLSRREPPVPGRRAPACPLLLLLLLGAARALPSPPGDSQEVVPVRIPDPRGGERVSFCLSAFRRDFVLQLAPDARFLAPGLTIQRLGRRGPRADGGEAGLRRCFYSGTVNSQPGSLAAVSLCRGIRGSFLVDGDEYLVQPAARGGAEPLLQPHRLQRRGRGEPAPPAPGSQLPPGASRRAKRFVSAARFVETLLVADASMVQFYGEELKNHILTLMSVAARIYQHPTLKNSVSLVVVKVLVVEDEKAGPEVSDNGGLTLRNFCNWQQSFNPASDRHPEHYDTAVLLTRQDFCGHQSCDTLGVADIGTMCDPNKSCSVIEDEGLQAAYTLAHELGHVLSMPHDDSKTCERLFGPLGKHHMMAPLFVHLNKTLPWSPCSAMYLTEFLDGGHGDCLLDAPAEPIVLPTDLPGQLSMYDLDRQCQQIFGKEFRHCPNTTDEDICAQLWCRMDTREPLCHTKNGSLPWADGTPCGVGRLCWDGSCVAQDARKPQPVVDGNWGPWSPWGACSRTCGGGVHFSYRDCNDPAPQNGGKYCEGQRAKYQSCCTEECPLDGKSFREQQCEKYNSYNFTDLDGNLLEWLPKYSGVSPRDRCKLFCRARGRSEFKVFEAKVIDGTLCGPETLSICVHGQCIKAGCDHVVGSSKKLDKCGVCGGNGSTCRKISGSLNRSKYGYNDIVTIPAGATNIDIKQRSHRGVRHDGNYLALRTLDGKYLLNGDFAISAMEQDLLVKGTILKYSGSLTTLERLQSFQQLPESLTVQLLTVSSEVFPPKVKYTFFIPKDVPFSKQKVKEKKSANIIQPMLTSQWVMGDWSECSKTCGSGWQRRTVECRDVEGQASATCDKALKPEDIKPCGDLPCPIWRVGPWSPCSRTCGEGVRTRSAACIDYEGKIVAPEKCSSPPPQTVTAACVLQEC